GACATGATCATGTTGGGACAGTGCTGTTGGTTCGGTGAATCTGGCaacatattttcccttttAAGAACCAACGACTAACAGCAACATTCGTCTACTGTCAATGAGGAAACAGTGCAACAAACGACGTTGCGACGACGGAAAATTCattggaaaagaaatagagcgagagagagagagagacagtcaAGGGGAACGGAAAATAATAAAGATCACCCCGTGAGTGGTGCGGCGTGGCGCGGGCCCAACCTTCCAAATcaactggtggtgatggttttggtGTCCTACAATATTTTTGCATTATCCGTAACCAAGCCGTTTCGGGCCATGAATAAATTTTACCCAACCCCCGACCGGCTCGACTCGATTTGATACaaccaacccccgggggtgttAGTTTGTGAGTTCATGTTTTCCACCCCATCTTTCTGTGACGGCCAGCCCTCCGCGCACCACTTCACCGTCGCCATTCGTCCGTAATTTGTACGTAGTTAAAACGTTTGGGAATaacttttccttcgattgtGATGAGATTAAAACATGATCTTCgcctcttcgcttcgcttcacccTTCTCATtttcgttccctctctctctctctctctctttctttctctctcgctggctcAGGATTTCCAGCCCCGTTCGTCTGCGTCTCGTTCGCGCACCCCAAAAATTCGATAGCTATTATCCTTTATTTCACCAGAACTCAATACACATTATTTACAAATTACCACCGTAATGTGTGAcgtatgctctctctctctcccgttgcCTTCTTCGAGGCGATCTATCGTAGCGTTGCGACCCCGGACCGATTCCAGTCGGCCTCGTGCCCATGTTCCAGCTTGttcaatttcttcttctccgacTTCGCCATTGGCTTCGACTGCAACCGAAGAAGCGGAGGCCTAAAACCCGGTCACCGTTGGCCACCCCTTGCTTTGCTCGGTGTTTGGTTAAGGAGAATTGAATTTTGCCATCTCACCCAGATTCGCATACCCACTCCCGCCGTATGGTTATGGCCGAAACTTGTTAGCTGGCTTCGCTCGCGGTTCCCAATAGATTTGGCGAACTGCTGGCAAAACCCTCTTTGCCACGCCGTCGTCGCTCCTTCTTTCGCAGCGGAGGGTTAAACAAGGTTAATGAAAGGCAAACAGTGGGTTGAACTCCGTGTAGTTGCAAGCAGCCGTCGTCCGGCcatgaatggaatggagggcGAGGGTCCAGAGAGGTCAGggagggatgctgctgcgatgctaCGAAAAGGATAAACAAATGTCACGCGAATGGATTCCGTGGAACGCGCGGGACAGGCTCTCAAGTGAAGCCAACAGAAACGGGAAAAGTTGTAAATGGGGATGCTTTTGTGTTGATGCATCTTCCgtctttcccgttttttttttgttttgttttggattaCGTCCCTCTTCGGTAATTGACAGTTGCATAGAACTCCGGAggccggtgcccggtgcgctAGCTAATGGCATTCCCGTGCATTTGAAGAGTTTCCTTCGAAATCCTTGAAACCCATCCTTGAAGCTACATAAGAGATTCACCGAAATTTATGTTCtcttttggtttcggttttatgaATAGCTATGTGGCCAATAAAGATAAATTTATGAGCCGGGAGTAGCACCCGGCAGCGGTATCCAGGAGCGAAGCATCCCATTCGCTCACGATTATTATTAATATCCGCTCGTAAAACTATTGTGCTACTGTTGCGGCAATTCCGAGTGTGATTCCAGCGGGAGGGGGGATGAAGGGCACTGAAAATCAACCATGCAACAATGTGGGATAGGCCCCGTGTTCGGGATGAGGGAAAATATTTGCGGTCTGGTTTTATGGATACACATCCGGAGCATGGGATCCTTGATTGGTGAGGTGGTTTaccgggggaaagggaaaggattgAACCTGGTCGATGCAGGTTTGCAAATGAAACGGATGTAATTAAGGAACGGGGAAAATTAAAACGATCCACGATGGGCCACACATGATGTATGTGGCCGGAGTGTATTCGATTTTATGATTGGTGGAACAGCGGGAAGAACATTGAAGGTTTTATAGTTTACAATCCAAGTGACCAATGAGATCGAGTTGTAAATGCAGATCTTCCTGCACGGTTCTGTTGTGCTGATGTTAGTATTTTGTATCTTCAAGAGGATTGTAGAAATGAGATTTACTGTTTCGTTGATTGTTTGCTGTTATTTAAAGTgattattttgtgttttaagaacttttttttataactaAAGTGAGGTTCGTTTTGTTATTTCCAAATAAATTTCAATGCATTTTCCCGTTAGACCGCAGTGAGGTAATGAaaatgttccgttttgtgtCGTTACAGATGCACCATACAATGGATGGCATCGATATGCTCGATCCGTCCGGCTCGATGACCACGTTAACGCCGATGGCGGAAACGCCAATCTCGtcgagccaccaccagctgcacgGTTCCTATCACATGAATCACATGATGAGCCACCATCACAGCAGTCACCTCGGTAACCATACGCCAGGTACGGATGCGGGCACCGACCGGGAGCATCCGGGCGCCGCCGGCAGTTGCGTTTCTAATGCAACCTATAATGCAATCTTCGCAGATGGCTTCCTGGGGGCCCATCATCCGGCGATGgctgctgcggtggcggcggccggtcTGCACCcggacaccgacaccgatccAAGGGAATTGGAAGCATTCGCCGAGCGGTTTAAGCAAAGGCGAATAAAGCTAGGTAAGTGCCCGCGTAACCCGgaacgactactactactatttcTCTACTTCTCTCGCACTGTGAAGTGGTGCCTACTGCTTTGACAACTATCTTGGCCATCTTGATCGAAACACTCGTTGCTCTGAAGACTTCAAACGCCATGCTagagcaagaagaagcccGCCTCCTGAGATGATGGAGAACGGGATGGTTTCCTTGGAATGGATGGTCGAATGGAAGGATAggaaatttgaatattcataTCCGGTTGATAGAGGGAACCTGTCGTATGCATTTCATATCGCACGTACAACAGGATCCTTCCAAGCAGGACGCAGAAAAGAGCCCGATAAATATTGATGGTCCAAGTCTTGGACTTGGAACCCTGGTGCCGGGTGTGATTCTATACGGCTCGTTAGCCGGCGTGTTGATGTGCGTGTACCTTCTCATAAAAGCGACGATCCGCATCCCAGCATCGTGTAAAGGGGTTTAGAGCGGGGTAAAAAATGGATTTGCTGCAGTAGGGGTTAGAAGAGAGTGTCGGGCATCGCGTCACGGTTGGTGCAGGGGAACATAAGTTATCCTTTTTCGAATAGACCACCTACGGTGACCAATCGGTACCCGATAAATGGGCGTAATTTGCAGTGTTCACTTGGAAGTCAATTGAAGTTTCATCTTCAATCGATTCGCGCGATCAAAAGGCGTCCCGGAAAGGGGTCCTTGCGTTGGGCTCatcgaacacaaacaaacagacgatTGTGATGAGTACAACTGCTCATTggtttgcaataaaaatggaaacatctgCCGCACGGAAATGGGTGTTTTTGGCACGCTCAAGCAAGAACTTGTTTTTATATTTGAGCAACAGAATACGTCTCCTAGTTTATTGGCGATGGAAAGCCACTTATGGGTTTACAATAATTGTGGGTTTTTTAAAACGCCATGCGGCATTTAATTCAGCATTCCTCGAATGGATTGATCAACATTATCCTTTTCTCCTTTGCAGGTGTGACCCAGGCGGACGTTGGGAAGGCCCTAGCGAACCTTAAGTTACCAGGCGTCGGTGCACTGTCGCAGAGCACGATCTGCCGTTTCGAGAGCTTAACCCTGTCCCACAACAACATGATAGCACTGAAACCGATCCTGCAGGCGTGGCTGGAGGAGGCGGAGGCCCAGGCCAAGAACAAGCGAAGAGACCCGGATGCACCGAGCGTGCTTCCGgcgggagagaagaaaaggtaGCGCCGGTTCCTCATTAGACGCGTTTGCTTTTTGGCTTTGTTGTCGCGTTGtcgcgttgtttttttgttgttgttcgcggATTTATGTTTCTTCACTTTTCTGTTCTTAACCACTTATCATTGCTGGTCTTATCGTTTCGATGCTTTTTCCTTTATTGCTCCCTTCTTTTCTCTGCAGCACCGGCAGGTCCCGTTCTGTTGAGGTTTTACGTTCCGAAGGCCGCAGCATTTACCGGTTGTTACCGCGTGTTGTAGTAGTGGTAGCGGTACAACGTACGCGGCAACAACGGAGTCCCGTGGCCCACCGCGGACGGCGCGGTTGGACgatcgatttcggtttttctcTTTAGTGCACCGTTTCGTTTTTAGTACGCCgttgttttaataaaagtaATCTATATCGAGTCTTTTTTCAAGAAAAAGGACTTCCATCGCCGCACCGGAAAAGCGTTCTCTCGAAGCCTACTTTGCCGTCCAACCGAGACCGTCGGGAGAGAagatcgccgccatcgcggaGAAGCTGGACTTGAAGAAGAACGTCGTGCGCGTCTGGTTCTGCAACCAGCGCCAGAAACAGAAGCGCATGAAGTTCGCGGCCCAACACTGACCTTCACAGGAGGCACAGCTCGAATTAGCAAATAGTGTGACTTTTACTAGCGGTAGCAACGTAGCTGGTTTTGGATATTAGACTAGAGCCCATCTCCCCTGTTCCGCTTTCTCCTTGTTCCGAGTAGTGCCGCGGAGAAAGCAACGGAAGTGACCGTGGGATGAAGGAAAGATACAAAGCAGAACGAGCGGGACGAGGAAACTGAATCACGACATATAACATAGAAATGGGAACCAATTGAAG
The sequence above is a segment of the Anopheles darlingi chromosome 2, idAnoDarlMG_H_01, whole genome shotgun sequence genome. Coding sequences within it:
- the LOC125948190 gene encoding inhibitory POU protein isoform X4; translated protein: MTMPVYPSSVDKMKMSTPSCFPGRYSPNYRGPEQMRRCMANPSVSIIRPCPRTSRFLEDASLMCNSWSPRHNGDIFSGMSDGILSRAEALAAVDIGKHQNNHPQMATQLKHDVMYHHGMGAPPQRPLQQSPGSREMHHTMDGIDMLDPSGSMTTLTPMAETPISSSHHQLHGSYHMNHMMSHHHSSHLGNHTPDGFLGAHHPAMAAAVAAAGLHPDTDTDPRELEAFAERFKQRRIKLGVTQADVGKALANLKLPGVGALSQSTICRFESLTLSHNNMIALKPILQAWLEEAEAQAKNKRRDPDAPSVLPAGEKKRKRTSIAAPEKRSLEAYFAVQPRPSGEKIAAIAEKLDLKKNVVRVWFCNQRQKQKRMKFAAQH
- the LOC125948190 gene encoding inhibitory POU protein isoform X9 — translated: MTMPVYPSSVDKMKMSTPSCFPGRYSPNYRGPEQMRRCMANPSGDIFSGMSDGILSRAEALAAVDIGKHQNNHPQMATQLKHDVMYHHGMGAPPQRPLQQSPGSREMHHTMDGIDMLDPSGSMTTLTPMAETPISSSHHQLHGSYHMNHMMSHHHSSHLGNHTPDGFLGAHHPAMAAAVAAAGLHPDTDTDPRELEAFAERFKQRRIKLGVTQADVGKALANLKLPGVGALSQSTICRFESLTLSHNNMIALKPILQAWLEEAEAQAKNKRRDPDAPSVLPAGEKKRKRTSIAAPEKRSLEAYFAVQPRPSGEKIAAIAEKLDLKKNVVRVWFCNQRQKQKRMKFAAQH
- the LOC125948190 gene encoding inhibitory POU protein isoform X10 is translated as MTMPVYPSSVDKMKMSTPSCFPGRYSPNYRGPEQMRRCMANPSGDIFSGMSDGILSRAEALAAVDIGKHQNNHPQMATQLKHDVMYHHGMGAPPQRPLQQSPGSREMHHTMDGIDMLDPSGSMTTLTPMAETPISSSHHQLHGSYHMNHMMSHHHSSHLGNHTPDGFLGAHHPAMAAAVAAAGLHPDTDTDPRELEAFAERFKQRRIKLGVTQADVGKALANLKLPGVGALSQSTICRFESLTLSHNNMIALKPILQAWLEEAEAQAKNKRRDPDAPSVLPAGEKKRTSIAAPEKRSLEAYFAVQPRPSGEKIAAIAEKLDLKKNVVRVWFCNQRQKQKRMKFAAQH
- the LOC125948190 gene encoding inhibitory POU protein isoform X6 translates to MTMPVYPSSVDKMKMSTPSCFPGRYSPNYRGPEQMRRCMANPSSRFLEDASLMCNSWSPRHNGDIFSGMSDGILSRAEALAAVDIGKHQNNHPQMATQLKHDVMYHHGMGAPPQRPLQQSPGSREMHHTMDGIDMLDPSGSMTTLTPMAETPISSSHHQLHGSYHMNHMMSHHHSSHLGNHTPDGFLGAHHPAMAAAVAAAGLHPDTDTDPRELEAFAERFKQRRIKLGVTQADVGKALANLKLPGVGALSQSTICRFESLTLSHNNMIALKPILQAWLEEAEAQAKNKRRDPDAPSVLPAGEKKRTSIAAPEKRSLEAYFAVQPRPSGEKIAAIAEKLDLKKNVVRVWFCNQRQKQKRMKFAAQH
- the LOC125948190 gene encoding inhibitory POU protein isoform X5, translating into MTMPVYPSSVDKMKMSTPSCFPGRYSPNYRGPEQMRRCMANPSVSIIRPCPRTSRFLEDASLMCNSWSPRHNGDIFSGMSDGILSRAEALAAVDIGKHQNNHPQMATQLKHDVMYHHGMGAPPQRPLQQSPGSREMHHTMDGIDMLDPSGSMTTLTPMAETPISSSHHQLHGSYHMNHMMSHHHSSHLGNHTPDGFLGAHHPAMAAAVAAAGLHPDTDTDPRELEAFAERFKQRRIKLGVTQADVGKALANLKLPGVGALSQSTICRFESLTLSHNNMIALKPILQAWLEEAEAQAKNKRRDPDAPSVLPAGEKKRTSIAAPEKRSLEAYFAVQPRPSGEKIAAIAEKLDLKKNVVRVWFCNQRQKQKRMKFAAQH
- the LOC125948190 gene encoding inhibitory POU protein isoform X7; amino-acid sequence: MTMPVYPSSVDKMKMSTPSCFPGRYSPNYRGPEQMRRCMANPSGDIFSGMSDGILSRAEALAAVDIGKHQNNHPQMATQLKHDVMYHHGMGAPPQRPLQMHHTMDGIDMLDPSGSMTTLTPMAETPISSSHHQLHGSYHMNHMMSHHHSSHLGNHTPDGFLGAHHPAMAAAVAAAGLHPDTDTDPRELEAFAERFKQRRIKLGVTQADVGKALANLKLPGVGALSQSTICRFESLTLSHNNMIALKPILQAWLEEAEAQAKNKRRDPDAPSVLPAGEKKRKRTSIAAPEKRSLEAYFAVQPRPSGEKIAAIAEKLDLKKNVVRVWFCNQRQKQKRMKFAAQH
- the LOC125948190 gene encoding inhibitory POU protein isoform X2 translates to MTMPVYPSSVDKMKMSTPSCFPGRYSPNYRGPEQMRRCMANPSSRFLEDASLMCNSWSPRHNGDIFSGMSDGILSRAEALAAVDIGKHQNNHPQMATQLKHDVMYHHGMGAPPQRPLQMHHTMDGIDMLDPSGSMTTLTPMAETPISSSHHQLHGSYHMNHMMSHHHSSHLGNHTPDGFLGAHHPAMAAAVAAAGLHPDTDTDPRELEAFAERFKQRRIKLGVTQADVGKALANLKLPGVGALSQSTICRFESLTLSHNNMIALKPILQAWLEEAEAQAKNKRRDPDAPSVLPAGEKKRKRTSIAAPEKRSLEAYFAVQPRPSGEKIAAIAEKLDLKKNVVRVWFCNQRQKQKRMKFAAQH
- the LOC125948190 gene encoding inhibitory POU protein isoform X8, which encodes MTMPVYPSSVDKMKMSTPSCFPGRYSPNYRGPEQMRRCMANPSGDIFSGMSDGILSRAEALAAVDIGKHQNNHPQMATQLKHDVMYHHGMGAPPQRPLQMHHTMDGIDMLDPSGSMTTLTPMAETPISSSHHQLHGSYHMNHMMSHHHSSHLGNHTPDGFLGAHHPAMAAAVAAAGLHPDTDTDPRELEAFAERFKQRRIKLGVTQADVGKALANLKLPGVGALSQSTICRFESLTLSHNNMIALKPILQAWLEEAEAQAKNKRRDPDAPSVLPAGEKKRTSIAAPEKRSLEAYFAVQPRPSGEKIAAIAEKLDLKKNVVRVWFCNQRQKQKRMKFAAQH
- the LOC125948190 gene encoding inhibitory POU protein isoform X1, translated to MTMPVYPSSVDKMKMSTPSCFPGRYSPNYRGPEQMRRCMANPSVSIIRPCPRTSRFLEDASLMCNSWSPRHNGDIFSGMSDGILSRAEALAAVDIGKHQNNHPQMATQLKHDVMYHHGMGAPPQRPLQMHHTMDGIDMLDPSGSMTTLTPMAETPISSSHHQLHGSYHMNHMMSHHHSSHLGNHTPDGFLGAHHPAMAAAVAAAGLHPDTDTDPRELEAFAERFKQRRIKLGVTQADVGKALANLKLPGVGALSQSTICRFESLTLSHNNMIALKPILQAWLEEAEAQAKNKRRDPDAPSVLPAGEKKRTSIAAPEKRSLEAYFAVQPRPSGEKIAAIAEKLDLKKNVVRVWFCNQRQKQKRMKFAAQH
- the LOC125948190 gene encoding inhibitory POU protein isoform X3, which gives rise to MTMPVYPSSVDKMKMSTPSCFPGRYSPNYRGPEQMRRCMANPSSRFLEDASLMCNSWSPRHNGDIFSGMSDGILSRAEALAAVDIGKHQNNHPQMATQLKHDVMYHHGMGAPPQRPLQMHHTMDGIDMLDPSGSMTTLTPMAETPISSSHHQLHGSYHMNHMMSHHHSSHLGNHTPDGFLGAHHPAMAAAVAAAGLHPDTDTDPRELEAFAERFKQRRIKLGVTQADVGKALANLKLPGVGALSQSTICRFESLTLSHNNMIALKPILQAWLEEAEAQAKNKRRDPDAPSVLPAGEKKRTSIAAPEKRSLEAYFAVQPRPSGEKIAAIAEKLDLKKNVVRVWFCNQRQKQKRMKFAAQH